The following are encoded together in the Rhodanobacter soli genome:
- the rnd gene encoding ribonuclease D, with protein MSLPETAAADWIDRPDALQAWLAAIPADAAIGLDTEFMRRNTFYPQLALLQLGWNGRYALIDPLAFDIGAALQPLLGAGPAVTIMHSAGEDLETLAPLLPDGPHILFDTQIAAAFAGMGLGLSYRALVAELTGVDLDKGETRSDWLQRPLTDSQRSYAALDVVYLKTIHEQLAERLQQRDRRAWHAEDCARLKQRASHRDGDPQPQRALRGAADWPAAQQALLRRLLLWRDRSARRLDVPRPWLLDDALALSLAQQPPASLGDLEQRSRGQRALRAAQRSELFELLAPAVSAEEIAATSRIPNHPQGEAKKALGDMKQLIDTLAGELDLPPGLLCPRKVLEEYVVTAEWPDFLEGWRRDVLHDRLSTLLPG; from the coding sequence ATGTCACTGCCCGAAACCGCTGCCGCCGACTGGATCGACCGCCCCGATGCGCTGCAAGCGTGGCTGGCCGCGATACCCGCCGACGCCGCCATCGGCCTGGATACCGAGTTCATGCGCCGCAACACGTTCTACCCGCAACTGGCGCTGCTGCAACTGGGCTGGAATGGGCGCTACGCCCTGATTGATCCGCTCGCGTTCGACATCGGCGCGGCGCTGCAGCCGCTGCTCGGCGCCGGCCCGGCGGTCACCATCATGCACAGCGCCGGCGAGGACCTGGAAACCCTCGCGCCGCTGCTGCCGGACGGCCCGCACATCCTGTTCGACACCCAGATCGCCGCCGCCTTCGCCGGCATGGGCCTGGGCCTGAGCTACCGCGCGCTGGTCGCCGAGCTGACCGGGGTGGACCTGGACAAGGGCGAGACCCGTTCGGACTGGCTGCAACGCCCGCTCACCGACTCGCAGCGCAGCTACGCCGCACTGGATGTCGTGTACCTGAAAACCATCCACGAGCAGTTGGCCGAACGCCTGCAGCAGCGCGATCGCCGTGCCTGGCACGCCGAGGATTGCGCGCGCCTGAAGCAGCGCGCCAGCCACCGCGACGGCGACCCGCAGCCGCAACGTGCCCTGCGTGGCGCCGCCGACTGGCCGGCCGCGCAACAGGCCCTGCTGCGCCGCCTGTTGCTGTGGCGCGACCGCAGCGCGCGCCGCCTCGACGTGCCACGCCCCTGGCTGCTCGACGACGCCCTGGCGCTGAGCCTGGCGCAACAGCCGCCGGCCAGCCTTGGCGATCTCGAACAGCGCAGCCGTGGCCAGCGTGCGCTGCGCGCCGCCCAGCGCAGCGAGCTGTTCGAACTGCTGGCCCCCGCGGTCAGCGCCGAGGAAATCGCCGCCACCTCGCGCATCCCCAACCACCCGCAGGGCGAGGCGAAGAAAGCCCTCGGCGACATGAAACAGCTGATCGACACCCTCGCCGGCGAGCTCGACCTGCCGCCCGGCCTGCTGTGCCCGCGCAAGGTGCTGGAGGAATACGTGGTCACCGCCGAATGGCCCGACTTCCTCGAAGGCTGGCGCCGCGACGTGCTGCACGACCGCCTCAGCACACTGCTGCCCGGCTGA